Proteins encoded in a region of the Kwoniella shivajii chromosome 3, complete sequence genome:
- a CDS encoding nascent polypeptide-associated complex subunit beta translates to MDKDKIAKLQAQVRIGGKGTPRRKQVKKSVTASQGDDRKLQAALKKLGVQPITGVEEVNMFKEDGNVLHFGAPRVHAALPSNTLAVYGPGQTKELTELVPGILNQLGPDSLANLRRLAESYQSMTARQAAAAASAGGAGADKEGEVGGEGDDEIPDLVENFDEADGEKKTDLEELE, encoded by the exons atgGACAAGGATAAGATCGCCAAGCTCCAAGCTCAAGTTCGAATCG gaggtaaaggtacTCCCCGACGAAAACAAGTCAAGAAGTCAGTTACTGCTTCTCAAGGAGATGACCGAAAGCTTCAAGCTGCTCTTAAGAAATTAGGCGTTCAACCTATTACCGGTGTAGAGGAAGTCAACATGTTCAAGGAAGATGGTAATGTCTTACATTTCGGTGCTCCAAGAG TCCACGCCGCTCTCCCTTCCAACACACTCGCAGTATACGGACCTGGCCAAACCAAAGAGCTCACCGAACTCGTTCCTGGAATCCTCAACCAACTTGGTCCCGACTCACTTGCCAACCTCCGAAGATTAGCTGAATCTTATCAATCTATGACCGCTCGTCAAGCTGCTGCCGCCGCATCTGCAGGTGGTGCAGGAGctgataaagaaggtgaagtaggtggagaaggtgacgatgaaaTCCCCGATTTGGTGGAAAACtttgatgaagctgatggtgaaaagaaaaccGATCTTGAAGAATTAGAGTAG